Proteins encoded by one window of Arachis hypogaea cultivar Tifrunner chromosome 1, arahy.Tifrunner.gnm2.J5K5, whole genome shotgun sequence:
- the LOC112710898 gene encoding probable methyltransferase PMT27, with product MAPAFSKGRGNKRPSSTSYTSTVTTLVFVALCVFGVWMVASNSMVSSPKRATITTHTAIDNTEEELLESVTNTNNNNNDNSDESSDQPVNNNQDDSSDGITKSEESESNENGSSDNNNSDDGALLSSTQSEASSESNENGSSDNDNNNQIKASQKDEENQEQTMESQNNNVDTGGGESQEQSSLGNDEQENEKQLREDKGENDDSTEEAEKKRKKASKKEEAKGDDDNNNDLEWHLCNVTAGFDFIPCLDNEKYLKYSHRKHYEHRERHCPEDAPTCLVPLPNGYKEHIPWPSSRDKIWYHNIPHTKLAEVKGHQNWVKLTGEFLTFPGGGTQFIHGALHYIDFLQKAEAGIAWGKHTRVILDVGCGVGSFGGYLFERDVIAMSFAPKDEHEAQVQFALERGIPALSAVMGTQRLQFPGRVFDLVHCARCRVPWHEDGGLLLLELNRVLRPGGFFVWSATPVYQTLKEDVEIWKRMITNLLNSLSHFYYRDLITACYFLVEMSALTKAMCWELVTIKNDTLNQVGAAFFRKPVSNECYEQREENEPPMCKDDDDPNAAWYVPLQACLHKLPGEKSERGAEWPEAWPERLHKAPYWLSDSQVGIFGKPLPQDFVEEDQRWKDVIDELSNNGVSWSNIRNVMDMRAVYGGFAAALRDLQLWVFNVVNIDSPDTLPIIYERGLIGIYHDWCESFSTYPRTYDLLHADQLFSKLKNRLYNRETHQGVHKRWFQWHRLIDADNISGTSEHFSLILPPQNRAHHRHHHPANLTCLYSLSERKG from the exons ATGGCGCCAGCATTTTCGAAGGGACGTGGCAATAAGAGGCCATCATCAACATCTTACACTTCAACCGTTACAACACTAGTCTTCGTTGCACTATGTGTCTTCGGTGTATGGATGGTAGCTTCCAACTCTATGGTCTCATCACCTAAACGCGCAACGATAACCACCCACACCGCCATTGATAACACCGAAGAAGAACTCCTTGAATCCGTAACtaacaccaacaacaacaacaatgacaactcAGACGAATCATCCGATCAACCCGTTAACAACAACCAAGATGATTCATCTGACGGCATAACAAAAAGCGAAGAATCTGAATCAAACGAAAATGGTTCATCAGACAATAACAATTCTGACGATGGCGCCCTGTTATCATCAACTCAGAGCGAAGCATCATCAGAGTCAAACGAAAATGGTTCGTCAGACAATGATAACAACAACCAGATTAAAGCAAGCCAGAAGGATGAAGAAAATCAAGAACAAACTATGGAGTCTCAGAATAATAATGTGGACACCGGTGGAGGCGAGAGCCAAGAACAAAGCTCGTTAGGTAATGACGAACAAGAGAATGAGAAGCAGTTGAGAGAGGATAAAGGGGAAAACGACGATAGTACAGAGGAagcagagaagaaaagaaagaaagcgtCAAAGAAGGAGGAAGCAAAGGGTGATGATGATAATAACAATGATTTGGAGTGGCATCTATGCAATGTAACTGCAGGATTTGATTTTATACCGTGTTTGGATAATGAAAAGTATCTCAAGTATTCACATAGGAAACACTATGAGCATAGGGAACGCCATTGCCCTGAGGATGCACCTACTTGCTTAGTTCCACTTCCAAACGGTTACAAAGAACACATACCATGGCCTAGCAGCAGAGATAAG ATATGGTACCATAATATACCACACACAAAGCTGGCAGAGGTGAAGGGGCACCAGAATTGGGTGAAGTTAACGGGTGAATTCTTGACATTTCCAGGAGGTGGCACCCAGTTTATTCATGGAGCTCTCCACTACATTGATTTTCTTCAAAAG GCGGAAGCAGGGATTGCATGGGGAAAACACACAAGGGTGATATTGGATGTTGGGTGTGGGGTGGGTAGTTTTGGAGGTTATCTATTTGAAAGAGATGTAATTGCAATGTCATTTGCACCGAAAGATGAGCATGAAGCACAAGTGCAATTCGCCCTTGAGAGAGGGATACCAGCCTTATCAGCTGTCATGGGTACCCAAAGGCTCCAATTCCCTGGTCGCGTCTTTGATCTTGTCCATTGTGCACGTTGTCGTGTACCTTGGCATGAAGATG GTGGCTTGCTGCTTTTGGAATTGAACCGCGTTTTGAGGCCAGGGGGTTTCTTTGTTTGGTCTGCTACTCCTGTGTACCAGACGCTCAAAGAAGATGTTGAAATATGGAAGCGTATGATAACAAACCTCCTTAATTCTCTTTCTCATTTCTATTATAGGGACTTAATTACGGCTTGTTATTTTCTTGTAGAAATGTCTGCTCTAACGAAAGCCATGTGCTGGGAGCTGGTGACCATAAAAAATGATACATTGAACCAAGTTGGTGCTGCTTTCTTCCGAAAACCTGTGTCCAACGAATGCTATGAGCAAAGGGAAGAAAATGAACCTCCTATGTGCAAAGATGATGATGACCCAAATGCTGCCtg GTACGTACCACTACAAGCATGCCTTCACAAGTTGCCAGGCGAGAAGAGTGAGAGAGGAGCCGAATGGCCTGAAGCATGGCCGGAAAGGCTACATAAAGCTCCATACTGGTTAAGCGACTCTCAAGTAGGGATCTTCGGAAAACCACTTCCTCAAGATTTTGTAGAAGAAGATCAACGTTGGAAAGATGTTATAGACGAGCTTAGCAATAATGGTGTTAGTTGGTCTAATATCAGAAATGTCATGGACATGCGAGCTGTTTATGGCGG ATTTGCTGCAGCTCTAAGGGATCTTCAACTTTGGGTGTTCAATGTGGTGAACATTGATTCTCCGGACACACTTCCTATTATCTATGAGCGTGGTCTAATTGGAATTTATCATGATTGGTGTGAATCCTTTAGCACCTATCCAAGAACTTATGATCTTCTACATGCAGATCAGCTCTTCTCAAAACTAAAGAATAG GTTATACAACAGAGAAACTCATCAAGGAGTTCACAAG CGATGGTTCCAGTGGCACCGGCTCATCGACGCTGACAATATCTCCGGCACATCCGAACATTTCTCTCTAATCTTACCACCACAGAACAGAGCTCACCACCGCCACCACCATCCCGCCAATCTCACTTGCCTCTATAGCCTCTCCGAGAGGAAGGGCTAG